The following are encoded in a window of Sminthopsis crassicaudata isolate SCR6 chromosome 5, ASM4859323v1, whole genome shotgun sequence genomic DNA:
- the GIMAP4 gene encoding LOW QUALITY PROTEIN: GTPase IMAP family member 4 (The sequence of the model RefSeq protein was modified relative to this genomic sequence to represent the inferred CDS: inserted 3 bases in 3 codons; substituted 1 base at 1 genomic stop codon), with product MAEGFCGEILXNLIEETSYDYGNQDLMEKQLRLVLMGKTRAGKSTTGNSILGKRVFESKLAAKSVTKNCMKESRPWKEKENIVVNAPGIFDTDVYDEDTSMEISRCLMMPSPGPHTILLVAPFSHYTKKEKDAIKKILGIFGSRAKKYMILLFTRKDDLEGTDLNQYLCEIRDKDLKAXDGRCYAFNNWATGNEQEAQLTELLSLVEHVVQKNGGYCYTNQMYQLTEKKIXTKALEKVYMQDLERLKKEIRQEYEEEIKNLRNELEQXREEKMYRELAEKEKFYARKQRGATTEVVSQNQYIENFLQILEKVNDIIKTMFGD from the exons ATGGCAGAAGGCTTTTGTGGAGAGATTT ATAACCTGATCGAGGAGACAAGCTATG attATGGAAACCAAGACCTCATGGAAAAGCAACTGAGACTTGtcctaatggggaaaacaagagCTGGGAAAAGTACAACAGGGAACAGCATCCTTGGAAAACGAGTATTTGAGTCAAAACTAGCAGCAAAATCAGTAACCAAGAACTGTATGAAAGAAAGCAGGCcgtggaaagagaaagagaacatagTGGTGAATGCTCCTGGAATTTTTGATACTGATGTATATGATGAAGACACTTCAATGGAGATTAGCCGCTGCCTCATGATGCCCTCTCCTGGGCCTCataccatcctcctggtggctccaTTCAGTCATTACaccaagaaggaaaaagatgCAATAAAGAAGATCCTGGGAATTTTTGGTTCCAGAGCCAAGAAATATATGATCCTTTTATTTACTCGGAAGGATGATTTAGAAGGTACTGATTTGAATCAATATCTATGTGAAATTAGGGATAAAGATTTGAAAG CTGATGGAAGATGCTATGCTTTCAACAACTGGGCAACTGGAAATGAGCAGGAGGCCCAACTAACAGAGCTTCTGAGTTTGGTTGAGCATGTAGTGCAAAAAAATGGAGGCTATTGCTACACAAATCAGATGTATCAactaacagaaaagaaaatctaaactAAAGCATTGGAAAAAGTCTATATGCAAGACCTGGAaagactgaaaaaggaaataagacaggaatatgaagaggaaatcaaaaactTAAGGAATGAATTGgagc aaagagaagaaaaaatgtatagggaacttgcagaaaaagaaaaattctatgcAAGAAAGCAAAGAGGTGCTACAACAGAGGTTGTAAGCCAAAATCAGTACATTGAAAACTTTTTGCAAATCTTGGAAAAAGTTAATGATATCATTAAAACTATGTTTGGAGACTAA